From the genome of Geothrix sp. 21YS21S-4, one region includes:
- a CDS encoding Gfo/Idh/MocA family protein yields the protein MKTIALVGCGRISLRHVQVLTQMSNLRLVAVCDLLEERARTTAGPLSIPYYTDALEMVKREKPDVVSILTDSGSHPDVGCLLAPHVPVLVVEKPMALTLEDADRLIESCETHGTRLFVVKQNRFNPAIQQLRRAVDQGRFGKMVLGTVRIRWSRGQDYYDQAAWRGTWKLDGGVFTNQASHHIDLLQWLLGPVESVKSYISTRLVNIEAEDTGVAVLKFKNGALGVVEATTATRPKDLEGSISVLGEKGSVVVGGFSVNRMVTWNFVEPSHEDEEAQRAITDPPNVYGFGHKPFYEDMLACLDSGKRSMLDGLQGRKSLEIINALYESAFTGKEVHLHYVPQSVPLGRG from the coding sequence GTGAAGACCATCGCATTAGTGGGTTGTGGACGGATTTCGCTTCGCCACGTGCAAGTGCTGACCCAAATGTCAAATCTCCGCCTCGTGGCTGTTTGTGACCTCCTAGAGGAGCGGGCCCGTACCACTGCAGGCCCACTGAGCATTCCCTACTACACTGATGCGCTGGAGATGGTGAAGCGGGAGAAGCCCGATGTCGTCAGCATCCTGACTGATTCGGGTTCCCATCCTGACGTGGGGTGTCTTCTTGCCCCTCATGTGCCGGTTCTCGTAGTGGAAAAGCCCATGGCGCTCACACTTGAGGACGCAGATCGGCTCATCGAAAGCTGTGAGACCCATGGGACTCGGCTGTTCGTGGTGAAGCAGAACCGGTTCAATCCAGCCATCCAACAGCTCCGACGAGCAGTTGACCAGGGCCGCTTCGGTAAAATGGTTCTGGGAACCGTCCGTATCCGATGGTCCCGGGGCCAAGACTACTATGACCAGGCGGCGTGGCGGGGAACCTGGAAGCTGGACGGCGGGGTTTTCACTAACCAGGCCAGCCATCATATCGACCTGCTCCAGTGGCTATTGGGGCCTGTGGAATCGGTCAAGTCCTACATCTCCACGCGGCTCGTCAACATCGAGGCGGAGGATACGGGGGTGGCCGTCCTCAAGTTCAAGAACGGAGCGTTGGGTGTGGTAGAGGCCACGACCGCCACTCGACCTAAGGATCTGGAAGGCAGCATCTCGGTGCTGGGTGAAAAGGGCTCCGTAGTTGTCGGGGGCTTCAGTGTCAACCGAATGGTGACCTGGAATTTTGTGGAACCATCCCACGAGGATGAGGAGGCCCAGAGAGCCATCACGGATCCGCCGAATGTCTATGGATTCGGCCACAAGCCCTTCTACGAGGACATGTTGGCCTGCCTGGATTCCGGAAAGCGGTCCATGCTGGATGGACTTCAAGGCCGAAAGTCCTTGGAGATCATCAATGCACTGTATGAATCTGCCTTCACAGGTAAGGAGGTTCATCTCCACTACGTGCCGCAGAGCGTCCCGCTTGGGCGCGGGTGA
- a CDS encoding nucleotide sugar dehydrogenase — MENAVMPTGELVQNLLEKIESVTAKVGVIGLGYVGLPFAVEKGKVGFRVLGFDRSAHRVGLVNRGENFIGDVDDRELQTLVAGGFIEATTDMERLGDMDVLIIAVPTPLTKNLTPDLQYIEAVTRDIAKRLRPGQLISLESTTYPGTTDEVMKPILEQSGLKAGVDFFLAHSPERVDPGNRRYTTKNTNKVVGASDPASREVAVALYRKTILNIVPVSSAATAEMTKVFENTFRAVNIALVNELTLLCDRMGLSVWEVLDAAFTKPFGIMPFYPGPGVGGHCIPLDPHYLEWKAREFNFNTRFIALAGEINRRMPEFVADKAMRLLSDQGKGLRGAKILILGVAYKKDIDDPRESPSAEVLHLLIQRGAIITYHDPHIPHFTEHSHDLRSVLLTEETLRKADLVVILTDHTAVDYALVLKISTRILDTRNALKRVEGSKANVVLL, encoded by the coding sequence ATGGAGAACGCGGTCATGCCAACCGGAGAACTCGTCCAGAACCTTCTGGAGAAGATCGAATCAGTCACTGCCAAAGTCGGCGTGATCGGGCTGGGATATGTAGGTCTTCCATTCGCCGTGGAGAAAGGCAAGGTGGGATTCAGAGTCCTGGGGTTTGACCGGAGTGCCCACAGGGTGGGGTTGGTGAACCGAGGGGAGAACTTCATCGGGGACGTCGACGACCGTGAATTGCAGACCTTGGTGGCTGGCGGCTTCATTGAGGCCACCACGGATATGGAGCGCCTGGGGGATATGGACGTGCTGATTATCGCCGTCCCGACGCCCCTCACTAAGAACCTGACTCCGGATCTGCAATACATCGAGGCGGTCACGCGAGATATCGCCAAGCGTCTCCGACCTGGCCAGCTCATTAGCTTGGAAAGCACCACTTATCCGGGGACCACGGATGAGGTTATGAAGCCTATCCTCGAACAATCGGGGTTGAAGGCTGGCGTGGACTTCTTCCTGGCACACAGTCCCGAACGGGTGGATCCGGGCAACCGGCGCTACACCACCAAGAACACCAACAAGGTGGTGGGAGCTTCCGATCCTGCGAGCCGGGAGGTGGCGGTGGCGCTATATCGGAAGACGATCCTCAACATCGTGCCGGTGAGCAGTGCGGCCACCGCAGAAATGACGAAAGTGTTCGAGAACACATTCCGGGCGGTCAATATCGCCTTGGTGAACGAACTGACCCTGCTTTGTGATCGTATGGGTTTGAGTGTGTGGGAAGTGCTCGATGCGGCTTTCACTAAACCTTTCGGCATCATGCCATTTTATCCGGGACCCGGCGTAGGCGGACATTGCATTCCGCTGGACCCCCACTATCTGGAGTGGAAGGCGAGAGAATTCAACTTCAACACCCGGTTCATCGCCCTAGCCGGAGAGATCAATCGTCGGATGCCGGAATTCGTGGCGGACAAAGCCATGCGGCTTCTCAGCGATCAGGGGAAAGGGCTCCGGGGCGCTAAGATCCTCATCCTGGGCGTGGCCTACAAGAAGGACATCGACGACCCCCGGGAAAGTCCCAGTGCGGAAGTGTTGCACCTGCTGATTCAGCGAGGGGCGATCATCACCTACCATGATCCCCACATTCCGCACTTCACGGAGCACAGCCATGACCTGCGTAGCGTGCTCCTCACTGAGGAGACTCTGCGGAAGGCTGATCTGGTGGTGATCCTCACCGATCATACGGCTGTGGACTACGCGCTGGTGTTAAAAATCTCCACCCGCATCCTCGACACCCGGAACGCCCTGAAGCGGGTAGAAGGATCCAAGGCCAATGTTGTGCTGCTCTAA